The following proteins are encoded in a genomic region of Populus nigra chromosome 16, ddPopNigr1.1, whole genome shotgun sequence:
- the LOC133676232 gene encoding uncharacterized protein LOC133676232 isoform X2 — MALIEALYEVLENPSSMLGVCTEMVGLLGPLWVAFLIGLVLGWSWKPKWVTRESDKLTCCVSKILDSSLPSSPCRSLMSPLKTFGSFSQWNSFMLRSSTCDASWVVDNNNNLVHQNLSPVPPTEYEDCRSQLNEDQSNVASQVTEEDLEHLYQLVEVKDGGPTWMHMMDRSTPTMTYKAWRRDPKTGPPQYRSSTVFENASPEIVRDFFWDDDFRPKWDDMLSYSAILDECPTTGTMLVHWMRKFPFFCSDREYIIGRRIWESGRSYYCVTKGVPSSSVPRRDKPRRVDLYYSSWCIRAVESRKGDGQLTSCEVLLFHHEDMGIPWEIAKLGVRHGMWGTVKKIEPGLLAYQRTRASGVTLSRPAFMAQINTKINPELLRSLRDDEDLSETEAATAPEKSLGRNIPKLLIVGGAIALACGFDRGLLTKAFIFSVGRRFGNMGKNAKLNAGST, encoded by the exons ATGGCCTTGATTGAGGCTTTGTATGAGGTTTTAGAGAATCCCTCCTCAATGTTAGGGGTATGTACAGAAATGGTGGGACTTTTAGGTCCATTGTGGGTAGCTTTTCTGATTGGTTTAGTGCTTGGATGGTCATGGAAGCCAAAATGGGTGACCAGGGAAAGTGACAAATTGACTTGCTGTGTATCAAAGATATTGGATTCATCGTTGCCATCTTCACCTTGTCGGTCTTTGATGTCTCCATTGAAGACTTTTGGTTCTTTTTCACAGTGGAATTCATTCATGTTGAGATCCTCAACTTGTGATGCTTCTTGGGTTGTagataacaacaacaatttaGTGCATCAGAATCTGTCTCCTGTGCCCCCTACAGAATATGAAGATTGCAG ATCACAGCTGAATGAAGACCAGTCTAATGTTGCTAGCCAAGTCACGGAGGAGGATTTAGAACACTTGTACCAGCTTGTTGAGGTGAAAGATGGAGGTCCTACTTGGATGCATATGATGGATCGTTCCACCCCAACTATGACTTATAAGGCATGGAGGAGAGATCCCAAG ACTGGTCCTCCCCAATATCGTAGCAGCACTGTCTTTGAGAATGCCTCGCCAGAGATAGTGAGAGACTTCTTTTGGGATGATGATTTCCGGCCAAAGTGGGATGACATGCTTTCTTATTCTGCAATATTAGATGAATGTCCCACTACTGGGACTATGCTAGTGCATTGGATGCGAAAA TTCCCTTTTTTCTGTAGTGACAGAGAATACATAATTGGTCGGCGAATATGGGAATCAGGCAGATCTTATTACTGTGTGACCAAG GGAGTACCCAGTTCTTCTGTCCCAAGGCGAGATAAACCAAGACGCGTTGACCTATACTACTCAAGTTGGTGCATTCGAGCAG TGGAATCAAGGAAAGGTGATGGCCAGTTGACATCTTGTGAGGTATTACTCTTCCATCATGAAGACATGGGCATCCCATGGGAAATTGCGAAGCTTGGAGTGCGGCATGGCATGTGGGGAACTGTCAAGAAGATTGAGCCTGGTTTACTTGCCTACCAAAGAACAAGAGCATCGGGAGTAACACTTTCTCGGCCTGCTTTCATGGCTCAGATTAACACCAAAATAAATCCAGAGTTGCTGAGATCCTTGAGAGATGATGAGGATTTGTCAGAGACTGAAGCAGCAACTGCTCCTGAGAAATCTTTGGGCAGGAACATACCAAAGCTTCTGATTGTTGGTGGAGCTATTGCACTCGCATGCGGTTTTGATAGAGGACTCTTGACCAAGGCATTTATATTCAGTGTGGGAAGAAGGTTTGGAAACATGGGAAAGAATGCTAAATTGAATGCTGGAAGTACTTGA
- the LOC133676232 gene encoding uncharacterized protein LOC133676232 isoform X1 — protein sequence MALIEALYEVLENPSSMLGVCTEMVGLLGPLWVAFLIGLVLGWSWKPKWVTRESDKLTCCVSKILDSSLPSSPCRSLMSPLKTFGSFSQWNSFMLRSSTCDASWVVDNNNNLVHQNLSPVPPTEYEDCSRSQLNEDQSNVASQVTEEDLEHLYQLVEVKDGGPTWMHMMDRSTPTMTYKAWRRDPKTGPPQYRSSTVFENASPEIVRDFFWDDDFRPKWDDMLSYSAILDECPTTGTMLVHWMRKFPFFCSDREYIIGRRIWESGRSYYCVTKGVPSSSVPRRDKPRRVDLYYSSWCIRAVESRKGDGQLTSCEVLLFHHEDMGIPWEIAKLGVRHGMWGTVKKIEPGLLAYQRTRASGVTLSRPAFMAQINTKINPELLRSLRDDEDLSETEAATAPEKSLGRNIPKLLIVGGAIALACGFDRGLLTKAFIFSVGRRFGNMGKNAKLNAGST from the exons ATGGCCTTGATTGAGGCTTTGTATGAGGTTTTAGAGAATCCCTCCTCAATGTTAGGGGTATGTACAGAAATGGTGGGACTTTTAGGTCCATTGTGGGTAGCTTTTCTGATTGGTTTAGTGCTTGGATGGTCATGGAAGCCAAAATGGGTGACCAGGGAAAGTGACAAATTGACTTGCTGTGTATCAAAGATATTGGATTCATCGTTGCCATCTTCACCTTGTCGGTCTTTGATGTCTCCATTGAAGACTTTTGGTTCTTTTTCACAGTGGAATTCATTCATGTTGAGATCCTCAACTTGTGATGCTTCTTGGGTTGTagataacaacaacaatttaGTGCATCAGAATCTGTCTCCTGTGCCCCCTACAGAATATGAAGATTGCAG CAGATCACAGCTGAATGAAGACCAGTCTAATGTTGCTAGCCAAGTCACGGAGGAGGATTTAGAACACTTGTACCAGCTTGTTGAGGTGAAAGATGGAGGTCCTACTTGGATGCATATGATGGATCGTTCCACCCCAACTATGACTTATAAGGCATGGAGGAGAGATCCCAAG ACTGGTCCTCCCCAATATCGTAGCAGCACTGTCTTTGAGAATGCCTCGCCAGAGATAGTGAGAGACTTCTTTTGGGATGATGATTTCCGGCCAAAGTGGGATGACATGCTTTCTTATTCTGCAATATTAGATGAATGTCCCACTACTGGGACTATGCTAGTGCATTGGATGCGAAAA TTCCCTTTTTTCTGTAGTGACAGAGAATACATAATTGGTCGGCGAATATGGGAATCAGGCAGATCTTATTACTGTGTGACCAAG GGAGTACCCAGTTCTTCTGTCCCAAGGCGAGATAAACCAAGACGCGTTGACCTATACTACTCAAGTTGGTGCATTCGAGCAG TGGAATCAAGGAAAGGTGATGGCCAGTTGACATCTTGTGAGGTATTACTCTTCCATCATGAAGACATGGGCATCCCATGGGAAATTGCGAAGCTTGGAGTGCGGCATGGCATGTGGGGAACTGTCAAGAAGATTGAGCCTGGTTTACTTGCCTACCAAAGAACAAGAGCATCGGGAGTAACACTTTCTCGGCCTGCTTTCATGGCTCAGATTAACACCAAAATAAATCCAGAGTTGCTGAGATCCTTGAGAGATGATGAGGATTTGTCAGAGACTGAAGCAGCAACTGCTCCTGAGAAATCTTTGGGCAGGAACATACCAAAGCTTCTGATTGTTGGTGGAGCTATTGCACTCGCATGCGGTTTTGATAGAGGACTCTTGACCAAGGCATTTATATTCAGTGTGGGAAGAAGGTTTGGAAACATGGGAAAGAATGCTAAATTGAATGCTGGAAGTACTTGA